The proteins below are encoded in one region of Belonocnema kinseyi isolate 2016_QV_RU_SX_M_011 chromosome 3, B_treatae_v1, whole genome shotgun sequence:
- the LOC117169580 gene encoding WD repeat-containing protein 87-like: protein MDEEDDLTTPIDSDAQWVDLESRKTSQKWVDKKIKWRDEEVITVLQLIQKHNLLNRNPTDLELGEILTEPLNNLGFQRTPHQIHLKIKSLRRGYVKCKKSGCPEESLKECPFYDQLDAIYSNKNLLIEDTRDKVLQISEEENDNTEDIWTPVELETMLLLIREMKLSNEITLHLFSPRALRKISSALAGNGYSRSPTEVKTALQSLKTTFLNFKKNDQRGKSAIECPYYCYLKKMWEEEYVKLPKIPQQMKLLKSDEIWSEEETVMLLTTIKDLDIVEEAFQNTDLAAGKILLLLNDSGYTRTKKQIQSKMENLMQNYIEGKRCVEEAEAVRKFPFYFIYEKIFGSFFENFDFKSFGQRDSEDELQRRHSRGSCWSYKETKTLLGLVVELNLSRAFRERMTEGVLRKLIAPMQKRGYNRTISQFKIKMKNLRMHYIRCIEDGCTVRAMTDCPFFNELNAIYEESEAYCATPELKIIVQPREDGSADLKRVEPEHNYVQSDVKRVTKFRKQVIRTRSFLLKNINKEDRNTWEPIETIREVNGIKLDNKVENDRLEELELEEEREIDKVLKVNDEKENAKHFSEEFSNYNKSLENTKENVIPKFLPPEMAISEIDPIANFEEKSQVESFEKLPRIIIETGTSEIIPVENLENSSAEEKFKEVSEPPLRKRKISETLSEDQEENEENEENEEEENKNSMSILIFKVLEHEKKMQKQHQEWLERQFEKQREHEKEQRNILLNELKEIREAITSVVNQEIEKKKNNVA, encoded by the exons ATGGATGAAGAGGATGACTTGACAACCCCAATCGACTCGGACGCCCAGTGGGTTGATCTCGAGTCAAGAAAGACCTCGCAAAAGTGGGTCGACAAGAAAATAAAATGGCGAGACGAGGAGGTAATCACCGTCCTCCAACTCATACAAAAGCACAATTTACTCAATCGGAATCCCACCGATCTAGAATTGGGAGAGATTCTCACCGAGCCCCTAAATAACCTCGGCTTCCAAAGAACCCCCCATCAAAtccaccttaaaataaaatcCTTGCGTCGAGGATACGTGAAGTGTAAAAAATCTGGATGCCCGGAAGAGTCGTTGAAGGAGTGTCCCTTTTACGATCAACTCGATGCCATCTACAGCAACAAGAATCTTCTCATCGAAGACACGAGAGACAAAGTCCTCCAGATATCTGAGGAGGAAAATGACAACACCGAAGACATCTGGACTCCAGTGGAGCTCGAAACTATGCTCCTGCTGATTCGAGAAATGAAATTGTCCAACGAAATCACCTTGCACCTTTTCTCCCCAAGGGCTCTGCGCAAGATCAGTTCAGCTTTAGCCGGAAACGGGTACAGCCGAAGCCCCACGGAAGTGAAAACAGCTCTGCAGAGTCTGAAAACTACTTTTCTCAACTTCAAGAAAAATGATCAAAGAGGCAAGAGTGCGATAGAGTGTCCTTATTACTGTTACTTGAAGAAAATGTGGGAAGAGGAGTACGTGAAGCTGCCGAAGATACCGCAGCAGATGAAGCTCCTCAAGAGTGATGAAATCTGGTCCGAGGAGGAGACAGTGATGCTGCTGACGACAATCAAGGACCTGGACATTGTCGAAGAAGCTTTTCAGAATACAGATCTCGCTGCCGGGAAAATACTCTTGCTTTTGAACGACAGTGGCTACACGCGAACTAAGAAGCAAATCCAGTCGAAAATGGAGAATCTGATGCAGAATTATATCGAGGGGAAGCGCTGTGTCGAGGAGGCGGAAGCGGTTCGGAAATTTCCGTTCTATTTCATTTACGAGAAGATATTTGGCTCCTTTTTCGAAAACTTTGATTTCAAATCCTTCGGTCAACGGGATTCGGAGGATGAGCTCCAGAGGAGACACTCGAGAGGCTCCTGCTGGAGTTACAAAGAAACGAAAACGCTTCTCGGCTTGGTCGTGGAATTAAATTTGTCGCGAGCTTTTCGGGAACGAATGACGGAGGGAGTTCTTCGGAAATTGATAGCGCCGATGCAGAAAAGGGGATACAATAGGACCATCTcgcagtttaaaataaaaatgaagaatttgagaATGCATTATATCCGGTGCATTGAAGATGGATGTACTGTTAGGGCGATGACTGATTGTCCCTTTTTTAATGAGCTTAATGCGATTTATGAAGAATCTGAGGCTTATTGTGCAACTCCTGAACTGAAGATTATTGTCCAACCGAGGGAAGATGGCAGTGCGGATTTGAAGAGAGTGGAGCCGGAACATAATTATGTGCAATCTGATGTAAAGAGGGTGACGAAGTTTAGGAAACAGGTGATAAGAACGAggtcatttttattgaagaatatcAATAAAGAGGATCGGAATACTTGGGAACCAATCGAGACTATCAGAG AAGTGAACGGGATTAAGTTGGACAATAAAGTAGAAAATGATCGACTGGAAGAATTAGAATTAGAAGAAGAGAGAGAAATAGATAAAGTGCTAAAAGTAAACGATGAAAAAGAAAAtgctaaacatttttctgaagaattttctaattataacaAGAGTCTCGAAAACACAAAAGAAAATGTGATACCGAAATTTTTGCCACCCGAAATGGCAATCTCAGAAATTGACCCAATtgcgaattttgaagaaaagtctCAGGTGGAAAGCTTCGAAAAATTACCCAGGATAATTATAGAAACAGGAACTTCGGAAATTATACCtgtggaaaatttagaaaattcttctgcagaagagaaatttaaagaagtttcgGAACCGCCTTTACGCAAAAGAAAAATTAGTGAAACTTTGTCTGAGGATCAGgaggaaaatgaagaaaatgaggAAAATGAGGAGGAGGAAAATAAGAATTCTATGTCAATtcttatatttaaagttttagaacacgagaaaaaaatgcaaaaacagcATCAAGAGTGGTTGGAACGGCAATTCGAAAAACAGAGGGAACATGAAAAAGAGcagagaaatattttgttaaacgaGTTGAAAGAAATTCGAGAGGCCATAACGAGTGTCGTGAAtcaagaaattgagaaaaaaaagaacaatgtggcttaa